One genomic window of Paeniglutamicibacter sp. Y32M11 includes the following:
- a CDS encoding Lrp/AsnC ligand binding domain-containing protein has product MVQVVHDIGRIGRGSDADPRAANCTAGQLERCCTVLDSHPTTLAARWQRLRAAGLAWVTANAISTSMESTFSLFDVECTVTERHSVIDELCAIPEVVSILDSASNRDLLLKVQTANLAELGRKIVPMLTRIPGITKYEASICTRVHSEGHIWRLDALNRSQQAQLESLAAPITGPPYVLTASDEGMVKCLIRDGRASSTQIAREIGMHPTTVSRRLNRILASGVLSFRCELSQLDSAFPVSCQWFAVVPPGQHQQAAEILRSFRNLRLCASTTGTTNFTFVLWLRSVAEVMDVELAISERIPEIRFAESAVALAYPKRVGWLLDENGRATRGVVT; this is encoded by the coding sequence ATGGTGCAGGTCGTACATGACATCGGACGTATCGGAAGAGGATCTGATGCTGATCCACGCGCTGCAAATTGCACCGCGGGTCAGCTGGAGCGATGCTGCACGGTGCTTGATTCGCATCCGACGACGTTGGCCGCGCGTTGGCAACGGCTTCGGGCCGCGGGGCTGGCCTGGGTCACGGCCAATGCCATCAGCACGTCCATGGAGTCGACGTTTTCCCTCTTCGACGTCGAATGCACGGTGACCGAACGTCACTCGGTCATCGATGAGCTGTGCGCCATACCCGAGGTGGTTTCGATCCTGGATTCCGCCAGCAACCGCGATCTGCTGTTGAAGGTGCAAACCGCCAACCTCGCCGAGCTGGGGCGCAAGATCGTGCCGATGTTGACTCGAATTCCGGGAATCACCAAGTACGAGGCCTCCATCTGCACTCGGGTACATTCCGAGGGTCACATTTGGCGCCTTGACGCATTGAATAGAAGCCAACAGGCCCAACTGGAGTCGCTGGCCGCCCCGATTACGGGGCCGCCGTACGTGCTCACCGCCTCCGATGAGGGCATGGTGAAGTGTCTGATTCGCGATGGACGGGCCAGTTCCACTCAGATCGCGCGCGAAATCGGAATGCACCCCACAACGGTAAGTCGGCGGTTGAACCGCATTCTGGCCAGTGGCGTGTTGTCGTTCCGCTGCGAGTTGTCGCAGTTGGATTCCGCGTTTCCGGTGAGTTGCCAATGGTTCGCTGTGGTCCCGCCGGGACAACACCAACAGGCAGCGGAGATATTGCGGTCCTTTCGAAATCTGCGTCTTTGCGCTTCCACCACCGGGACGACAAATTTCACGTTTGTCCTCTGGCTTCGCTCCGTGGCGGAGGTTATGGACGTCGAGCTGGCGATCTCCGAGCGCATTCCGGAAATTCGGTTTGCCGAGAGCGCCGTGGCGTTGGCGTACCCGAAGCGCGTGGGTTGGCTGTTGGATGAGAACGGCAGAGCCACCCGCGGCGTGGTGACCTGA
- a CDS encoding ammonium transporter has product MEPADIAWILTAIALVLLMFPGLAMLYGGMLNGRNVLNMVLMVMSSLAVTAVVYVIIGHGLVLGDSVGGAGIIGNPFEYSFFTSFMEDDGSGGPLWGAFYILFAGISVALVASGAAGRMKFGSWLVFVALWVVLVYGPLGHWVFAFSNEETGVVGGWMRNQLKLHDFAGGTAIHLNAGAAGLALAMVLGRRNAPAGRPHNLPLMLVGVALIATGWIGFNGGTAGGANFLAQYVVLTSILSLAGGILGFIAIERIRDGHATMLGAGTGAIAGLVGITPVADAVGPVGALFVGFLASAAAAWAITWKRRHKIDDALDVFAIHGIAGITGSLFAVFLANAAAPAGFSGILRGGEMDLLWREGLALIVTMVYSFAMTYAIAWTMNKIVPIRVSVEEEELGLDRALHVETAYEGRTF; this is encoded by the coding sequence ATGGAACCCGCAGATATCGCATGGATACTGACAGCCATCGCTTTAGTTCTACTCATGTTCCCCGGCCTCGCCATGCTCTACGGCGGAATGCTTAACGGACGGAACGTCCTGAACATGGTCTTGATGGTCATGAGCTCGCTGGCAGTCACAGCAGTTGTATACGTGATCATCGGACACGGTCTGGTGTTGGGTGACTCAGTAGGAGGCGCAGGGATCATCGGCAACCCCTTCGAGTACTCGTTCTTCACTTCCTTCATGGAAGATGACGGAAGTGGCGGACCGCTCTGGGGCGCCTTCTATATTCTTTTCGCAGGAATCAGCGTCGCGCTGGTTGCTTCCGGCGCTGCCGGTCGCATGAAGTTTGGTTCTTGGCTTGTCTTTGTGGCCCTGTGGGTAGTACTCGTCTATGGGCCGCTCGGCCACTGGGTGTTCGCCTTCTCGAATGAAGAAACAGGAGTTGTTGGCGGTTGGATGCGCAACCAGCTCAAGCTGCACGACTTCGCCGGCGGCACCGCAATTCACCTCAATGCGGGTGCCGCAGGCTTGGCGCTGGCCATGGTCCTTGGCCGCCGCAATGCTCCCGCCGGGCGTCCACACAACCTCCCACTGATGCTCGTGGGTGTCGCTCTGATCGCCACCGGTTGGATCGGGTTTAACGGCGGCACCGCCGGTGGCGCCAACTTCCTGGCCCAGTACGTCGTCCTGACCTCGATCCTGTCATTGGCTGGTGGCATCCTCGGCTTCATCGCGATTGAACGGATCCGTGATGGCCACGCCACCATGCTTGGAGCCGGAACCGGCGCCATCGCGGGTTTGGTAGGCATCACGCCAGTGGCCGACGCCGTTGGACCGGTCGGCGCACTCTTTGTCGGCTTCCTCGCCTCGGCAGCAGCCGCCTGGGCCATCACGTGGAAGCGCCGCCACAAGATCGATGATGCACTGGACGTCTTTGCCATCCACGGCATTGCCGGCATCACCGGTTCACTCTTCGCGGTCTTCCTGGCCAACGCTGCGGCACCTGCCGGATTCAGCGGCATCCTGCGCGGCGGCGAGATGGATCTGCTGTGGCGTGAAGGCCTGGCTCTGATTGTCACCATGGTTTACAGCTTCGCCATGACCTACGCGATTGCGTGGACCATGAAC
- a CDS encoding M20 family metallopeptidase, translated as MSHLHNARQLEPELIRLRHALHQEPEIGLDLPRTQERVLTELEDLPLEITLGRQLSSIGGVLRGTADAAGTNTSDRPVVLLRGDMDGLPVQERTNVQYSSRIDGAMHACGHDLHTAMLAGAARLLAERQSQLPGDVVFMFQPGEEGCNGAGIMIDEGILDLAGRRVDAAFGMHVFSGQTDHGNFLTRPGIMMSASDTLIVTVQGTGGHGSAPYKAQDPIAVVTEMISALQVAVTRQFDIFDPVVITVGLLRAGTASNIIPDSAYFEASVRTFSEVSRDRLKRLAPQLLGGIARAHGLDADVEFRPRYPATVNNDAEAQVVMDTAAELFGTDRIIQMKQPLAASEDFSRVLNLVPGAFVGLGAAAPGVDPNSVQFNHSPFASFDDGVLAEGAALYAQLAENRLQQLAHERRVVATAVKVHQ; from the coding sequence ATGTCACATCTGCACAATGCGCGCCAGCTGGAACCCGAGTTGATTCGGCTCCGCCATGCACTACATCAGGAACCCGAGATCGGGCTTGATTTGCCACGAACCCAAGAGCGGGTACTGACCGAACTCGAGGACTTGCCGCTGGAGATCACCCTCGGTCGACAGCTGAGCTCGATCGGCGGCGTGTTGCGCGGAACGGCGGATGCTGCCGGAACCAACACCTCCGATCGACCCGTGGTGTTGTTGCGCGGAGACATGGACGGCTTGCCGGTCCAGGAACGCACCAATGTGCAGTATTCATCGCGCATTGACGGTGCCATGCATGCCTGCGGACACGATCTCCACACCGCCATGCTCGCCGGTGCCGCCCGGCTGCTCGCCGAGCGGCAGAGTCAACTGCCGGGCGACGTGGTGTTCATGTTCCAGCCCGGTGAGGAAGGCTGCAACGGTGCCGGCATCATGATTGATGAGGGGATCCTGGATCTTGCCGGTCGACGCGTTGATGCCGCCTTCGGCATGCACGTCTTCTCCGGCCAGACCGACCACGGAAACTTCCTCACTCGTCCCGGCATCATGATGTCTGCCTCGGACACGTTGATCGTTACCGTTCAGGGAACCGGTGGCCACGGCTCCGCTCCGTACAAGGCTCAGGACCCCATCGCCGTCGTCACGGAGATGATCTCTGCCCTCCAGGTGGCAGTCACTCGGCAGTTCGATATCTTCGACCCCGTGGTCATCACCGTTGGCTTGCTCCGGGCGGGGACCGCGTCAAACATCATTCCCGATTCGGCCTACTTCGAGGCCAGCGTGCGTACCTTCTCGGAGGTCAGCCGAGATCGACTCAAGCGTCTTGCCCCGCAGCTGCTCGGCGGGATCGCCCGCGCCCACGGGCTGGACGCCGATGTCGAATTCCGGCCCCGATATCCAGCCACCGTCAACAACGATGCCGAGGCGCAGGTTGTCATGGACACCGCGGCCGAATTATTCGGCACCGATCGCATTATCCAGATGAAGCAGCCGTTGGCCGCCTCCGAGGACTTCTCTCGGGTGCTCAACCTGGTTCCGGGCGCATTTGTCGGACTGGGTGCAGCGGCTCCCGGCGTTGATCCGAATTCGGTTCAATTCAACCATTCCCCATTTGCGTCCTTCGACGACGGGGTCTTGGCCGAGGGTGCTGCACTTTATGCTCAGCTAGCGGAGAACCGGCTTCAGCAGCTGGCCCACGAACGCCGCGTTGTGGCGACCGCAGTGAAGGTCCATCAATGA